A region of Astyanax mexicanus isolate ESR-SI-001 chromosome 23, AstMex3_surface, whole genome shotgun sequence DNA encodes the following proteins:
- the fibinb gene encoding fin bud initiation factor has translation MVLRTGLLVSAWATVCAHALFLGPLHPEMSNGTFHHYFVPDGNYEENDDPEQCQMLFRVTDERRPCGEDADADAAVREDFTLARRQAEDSARVLEGIARSVALDLDGEESYARYLRRETSQISEAFAASERALLELEGKFAQSREREEARRPGDDFAGMAEHARDLLRETRNAATALGDHHELLTLVVRSHGARLSRLKNEYLKG, from the coding sequence ATGGTTTTGCGCACGGGGCTGCTCGTGAGCGCCTGGGCGACGGTGTGCGCGCACGCGCTGTTCCTGGGCCCGCTGCACCCGGAGATGTCCAACGGCACCTTCCACCACTACTTCGTGCCGGACGGCAACTACGAGGAGAACGACGACCCGGAGCAGTGCCAGATGCTGTTCCGCGTGACGGACGAGCGCCGCCCGTGCGGCGAGGACGCGGACGCCGACGCGGCGGTGCGCGAGGACTTCACGCTGGCGCGGCGGCAGGCGGAGGACTCGGCGCGCGTGCTGGAGGGCATCGCCCGCAGCGTGGCGCTCGATCTGGACGGCGAGGAGAGCTACGCGCGCTACCTGCGCCGCGAGACCTCGCAGATCAGTGAGGCGTTCGCCGCCTCCGAGCGCGCGCTTCTCGAGCTCGAGGGCAAGTTTGCACAGAGCCGCGAGCGCGAGGAGGCGCGGCGGCCCGGCGACGACTTCGCGGGCATGGCAGAGCACGCGCGAGACCTGCTGCGCGAGACGCGCAACGCCGCCACGGCGCTCGGGGACCACCACGAGCTGCTGACGCTGGTCGTGCGCAGCCACGGCGCGCGCCTCAGCCGCCTCAAGAACGAGTACCTGAAGGGGTAG